Proteins co-encoded in one Montipora capricornis isolate CH-2021 chromosome 12, ASM3666992v2, whole genome shotgun sequence genomic window:
- the LOC138025881 gene encoding putative uncharacterized protein DDB_G0271982 produces the protein MANHEQKVICEFLALLKTNPNALSSVLQTTQLQAAITSNEQTDALNSSSTSSRSTSSSPTSDEESAQNTGAVDIVSTGTTAYSTEDLLAKRGAKGKGSKAQQTFRFVLRESARKCGIWENPPLMREINMKTLEVFTKKMNKYKDEACQRPVVVAEENSTPVNTTLIQVEQTLKVDDPAGHDQVEEDDQDTGFSFTSSEELFVMDGDFKKLVMQSNFLKSDDKVELTGPNTEKYLCEIQVGQKFYWPENQLLKHVAKSKQSKPKEPEKTATQSNPKEPEKKATQSKPKEPEKNAKQSKPKELEKTAKQSNPKEPEKKATQSKPKEPEKMAKQINPNEPEKTAKQSNTKEQEKMATQSKPKEPEKTAISKESQDLQVTPTDKQTEPTNYCKYKGYAYVPVGEAVHTPAPLPAKRRRMAKVSLDFDYI, from the exons ATGGCAAATCACGAGCAAAAAGTAATTTGCGAATTTCTCGCTTTGTTGAAAACAAACCCAAATGCTTTGTCCAGCGTTTTGCAAACGACACAACTACAGGCAGCGATTACCTCCAACGAGCAAACGGATGCGTTGAACTCATCAAGCACGAGCTCTCGATCTACATCTAGTTCACCCACTTCTGACGAAGAGTCTGCACAGAACACTGGGGCAGTCGACATCGTTTCCACCGGCACCACCGCTTATAGCACAGAAGATCTTCTGGCAAAACGAGGGGCAAAGGGCAAAGGATCGAAAGCCCAACAAACATTTCGG TTTGTGTTGAGGGAGTCTGCCAGGAAATGTGGCATTTGGGAGAACCCTCCTCTCATGCGAGAGATTAACATGAAAACGCTGGAAGTGTTTACTAAAaag ATGAATAAATACAAAGATGAGGCCTGCCAGAGGCCAGTAGTTGTTGCTGAAGAAAACTCCACGCCGGTGAATACAACACTCATCCAAGTTGAGCAGACTCTTAAAGTTGATGATCCTGCAGGTCATGATCAAGTTGAAGAAGATGATCAGGACACAGGATTTTCTTTCACTTCATC GGAGGAGCTGTTCGTAATGGATG GTGACTTTAAAAAACTGGTCATGCAGTCCAACTTTCTGAAAAGTGACGATAAAGTCGAGCTGACGGGACCAAACACAGAGAAATATCTCTGTGAAATCCAG GTTGGTCAAAaattttactggcctgaaaaccAGTTGCTGAAACATGTGGCCAAATCAAAGCAAAGTAAGCCCAAGGAACCGGAGAAAACGGCAACACAAAGTAACCCCAAGGAACCTGAAAAAAAGGCAACACAAAGTAAGCCCAAGGAAccagagaaaaatgcaaaacaaagtaAGCCCAAGGAACTGGAGAAAACGGCAAAGCAAAGTAACCCCAAGGAACCTGAAAAAAAGGCAACACAAAGTAAGCCCAAGGAACCAGAGAAAATGGCAAAGCAAATTAATCCCAATGAACCGGAGAAAACTGCAAAGCAAAGTAACACCAAGGAACAGGAGAAAATGGCAACACAAAGTAAGCCCAAGGAACCAGAGAAAACGGCAATCAGCAAGGAAAGCCAAGACCTGCAGGTTACACCAACCGACAAACAAACAGAGCCAACAAACTATTGCAAATATAAGGGGTATGCGTATGTACCTGTTGGTGAGGCTGTCCATACCCCTGCGCCATTACCAGCAAAGAGGCGCCGAATGGCAAAAGTCAGTTTAGATTTTGATTACATATAA